Within Limnohabitans sp. 2KL-27, the genomic segment AGGAGAAATGTATGAAATTTGTCGCTTTTGAGCGCGCCAAGCAGGGCACGGGTGCGAGCCGCCGTCTCCGCAATTCCGGTCGCACACCTGGCATCGTTTACGGTTCCACATCGGCCCCCCAACTGATCGAGCTGGACCACAACGCTTTGTGGCACGCCCTGAAAAAAGAAGCTTTCCACGCTTCGATCCTGGACATGGAATTCAACGGTCAATCCAGCAAAGTCTTGCTGCGTGACTACCAGATGCACCCCTACAAGCAGTTGGTGCAACACATCGACTTCCAGCGTGTGGACGCCAACACCACTTTGCACATGAAAGTGCCATTGCACTTCAGCGGCGAAGAAGAGTCCGAAGCCGTCAAGACCGACAAGTGCACGATCACCCACGTGGCGACCGACATCGAAGTCGCTTGCTTGCCCGCCAACCTGCCCGAATTCATCGCGGTG encodes:
- a CDS encoding 50S ribosomal protein L25/general stress protein Ctc, producing the protein MKFVAFERAKQGTGASRRLRNSGRTPGIVYGSTSAPQLIELDHNALWHALKKEAFHASILDMEFNGQSSKVLLRDYQMHPYKQLVQHIDFQRVDANTTLHMKVPLHFSGEEESEAVKTDKCTITHVATDIEVACLPANLPEFIAVDLKGLTKGNSLHLNDITLPAGCKAITHGKKNPVLVSVVAPVEEVVAAPVVAAPADAKKGKGKK